AATAATGAAATACTATAAGTGTTTTTATCAATAATTAATTTTAGTAATAAGTACATGGTAATAACAAACATTATACTTGCAAAAATAATTACAAGTAAGATAGCATCCGACATTGAAGCAGTCATATTTTCACAACTTTTAATGAGGCTTTCTTTTGTTACCAAAGAAGCAATATACTTATCATTAATATTTAATTTTTTACTTGAAAGATAAGAATTAAAGTAACTTTTAGATTTATCAAGTAGTAAATTCATTTGCTCTCTATTCATAAATACATATAGACCAGTTGAGTAATCTACGATACCTGCAACTTTTAGGTTATAAATCTTATTATTAGAAGTATCTTTCAAAAACATAGTATCACCTATATTTAATCCTAGTTTATTGTGGATATTATTAGATATATATATACCTGGATCAGAATTTTTAATATTAAAGTTATAAAATTTAGAGTTTTCTTTAATTCCTTGGAATGTTAAATCTATATTTTGGCCAAGATCCTCATAGAAGATTGATAAACTTGTTACAGTAGTTTTTTCAACGTCATTATTTTCTGTAATTTCAATAGGTAAATTTAGAATATAATTATATTGAAATTTGTTTTCAGTAGTTATATTTTGGATATATGTTTTTACAGCACTATTAGTACCTAATCCAAAAATAAGTAAAAATGTTGAAATAATTATTCCAAATAATAAAATTAGATTACTTTTGTATTCACGTAAAAATTGACGAAGTCTAAATTTTGTAATAAAGCTGAAATGACGGATAGTTATTGTATTCATTTTGGCTTGTTTTTTTTCATTACGTAATAGTTGTAGTGGAGAACTATTTAAACGTTTGGATAAAATATAAGTGTTAACTATTACTACAATCAGTATAGGGACTAATATTCCTAGAATTAATAATGATGGTGTATAAATTGTTGGAATATATGGAAGACTATAATATTCAGTTGAAGTTACTATAAGAGGTCTGGCAAGAAGGAAACCTAAAAATGTTCCAACAACAGAACCGATGCTGACAAGAATCAATGGAAGAATTAAAAAATGATAGAGTAGTTCATTTTTTAAGTATCCAAGAGAATATAAAGTTCCAATTATAGCACTTTCTTGATCTATTGTATTAATAATTGATACAGATATAATAAAAGAAATCATGATTATCAAAACAACTCCAAGAATAATGCCA
The window above is part of the Clostridium saccharoperbutylacetonicum N1-4(HMT) genome. Proteins encoded here:
- a CDS encoding ABC transporter permease; the encoded protein is MILNKRIIREFKENKIKYIGLILLIILSSMALVAFSNSADCVIQIGEKIAKENNLQDGEFQVKFKLDNFTLQKIHDVGVTVDENFYIDYSINNDKTLRLFKERKNLNKLSIVNGKNFSSDIDTNMDIILDEHFASVNKYSINHTLELNNSPYTVIGYGVAPDYSLVIKKITDSNASPENFGIGFISSNNFNKFNNNITYNYSFKLNGFSSEKFKNILRKNASLISFLNSKDNHRISGYIDDNLTNKKVGIILGVVLIIMISFIISVSIINTIDQESAIIGTLYSLGYLKNELLYHFLILPLILVSIGSVVGTFLGFLLARPLIVTSTEYYSLPYIPTIYTPSLLILGILVPILIVVIVNTYILSKRLNSSPLQLLRNEKKQAKMNTITIRHFSFITKFRLRQFLREYKSNLILLFGIIISTFLLIFGLGTNSAVKTYIQNITTENKFQYNYILNLPIEITENNDVEKTTVTSLSIFYEDLGQNIDLTFQGIKENSKFYNFNIKNSDPGIYISNNIHNKLGLNIGDTMFLKDTSNNKIYNLKVAGIVDYSTGLYVFMNREQMNLLLDKSKSYFNSYLSSKKLNINDKYIASLVTKESLIKSCENMTASMSDAILLVIIFASIMFVITMYLLLKLIIDKNTYSISLLKVLGYTQKELNKLYLGSSFYVVLVSALVAIPLCANITKALWPNLTSDLQTYMPISLTGYDYLFMFIIIFTSYYISLYFLKRHLYSIPMTEALKNRD